Below is a window of Drosophila bipectinata strain 14024-0381.07 chromosome XR, DbipHiC1v2, whole genome shotgun sequence DNA.
cagttatatggcagctataggatatagtcggccgatccttatgaaatttggcatgtcatattattttgccaaaaatagctctcatatcaaatttgaactctctaactctaaaaacaccgaagttataccatttccgatcaatcagttatatggcagctataggatatagtcggccgatccgggccgttccgacttatatactgcgtgcaaaggaaagaagggtgtgtgcaaagtttcaagacgatagctttaaaactgagagactagttcgcgtagaaacagacagacagacagacggacagacggacagacggacagacggacatgctcatatcaactcaggaggtgatcctgatcaagaatatatatactttatagggtcggagatgtctccttcactgcgttgcacacttttggacaaaattataataccctctgcaagggtataaaaatttaattagaaaacTGCTGCCGCGTTTTCGCCCTTTTTTGTATTcgtgttccaaaaaaatgAGACAATTTTTTATCTCGCTAATTtctgtataaatatatattacatTTGCAGAAAATCCAGAAAACACAACAGGACCCTGCATTTCAAAAAAACGTAGTAAAAAGTTCCGGTGGTGCATGAATTCCAAAAGGCGATCAACAAGTCAAAGGTAAGTTATATATGTAGATTAAGCGAATGGTTCCTTAATCaatatagaaaatttaaaaaaattatgtgttttatttattgttttgatatttttcgTGTAGCTTTGATGTTTTGTACTATGTACATTGTTTTGCTGAGTATACAGAGGCTGAGTATTGATACATCATCCTCTAAGGCGAAGATGTTAAGCACATTGGAAGGTGGTAAGCAATGGGGTGCCCACCTATTGTTGGCCTACCAGGGACTTAGTCGAGTTTGTGTGTGTCTTTCATAATTGTATTGTATAGCTGTATTCCCTTTTGTCTGTGATTTCTTAGTGTGCTTAACTATCGAGTTAATTTGTTCCGTAGAATATATCGActctaattaaatataattaattttgggAGATGTGTTTTTGAAAGAAGAATAAGATCAATGTTATTGCGGCCTATGGATTGTTCGGATTTAAGTTGGGAAACGCCAATAACTGGGAAAATCGAGTCGAAAAACTTAAGTTTGTGTTGGGAAATAGCATTTCACGTTTTTTGGTCTGCTGGGATtccaaaatttgtttcaaaagaTTCTGGTTAGTGCTTGTTGCTGCGTATCTTTAGTGTGacaatgtttttgtttatatatttttacgaggtttatttttcattatttttatatagtatgttcacttttttttatcttatTGTCGTAAAGCGATCGAGCCCATTTTCGCTGTTTCACGACCCGACAAAAAAAACCTCATAACTTCGTTAATTTGTCAAGAATATATTAAACACCAAAACAAAATCATTGAAAAGCAGAAttggaattttaaaatattttaagtgaTCGGCATAAAATTATCATatctaattaaataaataatataactataaatatataaatataaaataatataactgattgatcggaaatagtataactttggtgtttttagagtaagagagttcaagtGCAGGTAAAGATagctttatcctatagcttccatataaatGAACAATCGGGATCGGTcgattatatcttatagctgccatatgactgaacgatcgaaaatgactcaactttcgtgttttcgaagat
It encodes the following:
- the LOC122321391 gene encoding uncharacterized protein, whose amino-acid sequence is MTYERLSENPENTTGPCISKKRSKKFRWCMNSKRRSTSQRASSNRHRKSQPFRYT